A window from Dioscorea cayenensis subsp. rotundata cultivar TDr96_F1 chromosome 10, TDr96_F1_v2_PseudoChromosome.rev07_lg8_w22 25.fasta, whole genome shotgun sequence encodes these proteins:
- the LOC120270743 gene encoding uncharacterized protein LOC120270743, whose protein sequence is MASSSSSTPTPEISHALLPIFKGEGYEHWSFRMKTFFRSQRLWKIVEEGFSEEKKPTEKEMEDDAKAFFLLQQAVDESILHRLVRFETAKGAWDHLKEENQGTSRMVSVRQQTLRQRFDLLQMREDESIQHYITSVLAVVNQIRGMGSELKEVDVVLKVMRSLSTRFVHAVTSIEEARDLKTMTLDELSGSLQAHEARFNQISEKHEAFVVQDNSRGGRMRGRGRPFRGRGRFEDNSRGRGVQRQVVQQQRQQFATDNNTWQRGRTGSRPFGRFSRGQRQFGGQRFSKGGLQNIQCFNCKRYGHTQAHCWSQNRNFEKGSSSNSQDDASTNEYGSLFLVHGGDDRVISSLWLLDSGCSNHMTGDKNLFHSLDESVKHTVKLGNDRDVEVLGKRIGLSYDARS, encoded by the coding sequence ATGGCATCTAGTTCTTCATCTACACCAACCCCAGAGATTTCTCATGCTTTACTGCCAATTTTCAAAGGAGAAGGATATGAACACTGGAGTTTTAGGATGAAGACTTTTTTCAGATCCCAGAGGCTGTGGAAAATTGTAGAAGAGGGTTTTAGTGAAGAGAAGAAGCCAACTGAGAAAGAGATGGAAGATGATGCAAAGGCTTTTTTCTTGTTGCAACAAGCAGTTGATGAATCAATTCTTCACAGGTTGGTGAGGTTTGAGACAGCAAAAGGAGCTTGGGATCATTTAAAGGAAGAAAATCAAGGGACTTCTCGGATGGTTTCAGTAAGACAGCAAACATTGAGGCAAAGATTTGATTTACTTCAGATGAGGGAAGATGAATCAATTCAACATTATATTACAAGTGTTTTGGCAGTGGTGAATCAAATTAGAGGTATGGGAAGTGAATTAAAGGAAGTTGATGTAGTTTTAAAGGTTATGAGGAGTCTATCTACAAGGTTTGTGCATGCTGTGACCTCTATTGAAGAAGCTAGAGATTTGAAGACAATGACTTTGGATGAATTGAGTGGGTCTTTACAAGCTCATGAAGCAAGATTTAATCAGATTTCTGAGAAACATGAGGCTTTTGTAGTTCAAGATAATTCAAGAGGTGGTAGAATGAGAGGAAGGGGAAGACCTTTCAGAGGTAGAGGAAGATTTGAAGATAATTCTAGAGGAAGAGGTGTTCAAAGGCAGGTTGTGCAACAACAAAGGCAGCAATTTGCTACTGATAATAATACATGGCAGAGAGGCAGAACTGGTTCAAGGCCATTTGGAAGATTTTCAAGAGGCCAAAGGCAGTTTGGTGGACAGAGATTCAGTAAAGGAGGTTTACAGAATATTCAGTGTTTTAACTGCAAGAGGTATGGGCACACACAGGCTCATTGTTGGTCGCAAAACAGGAATTTTGAAAAGGGTTCTAGTTCTAATTCTCAAGATGATGCAAGTACTAATGAATATGGAAGTTTGTTCCTTGTTCATGGAGGTGATGATAGAGTTATTTCTTCACTTTGGTTGCTGGATAGCGGATGCTCAAATCATATGACAggtgataaaaatttatttcacagTTTAGATGAATCAGTGAAGCACACAGTGAAATTGGGCAATGATAGAGATGTTGAGGTGTTAGGAAAAAGGATCGGCCTCAGTTATGATGCAAGGAGTTAA